Within the Achromobacter spanius genome, the region AGGGCTTGGCCCGGGCTGAGGCTGGCGGCCACTTCTTCACCCAGCGCTTTTTCCTTCACGCGGGCGACAAATTCACGCACGACGGGCAGCGCCACGTCGGCTTCCAGCAGCGCCATGCGCACTTCGCGCAGCATCTCCTGGGTGTTGGCCTCGGTCAGGCGGGCTTCACCGCGCAGCGTCTTGACGACACGCGAAAGGCGTTGAGTTAGGTTATCGAGCATGAGAGGCGTTTCCGCTTAAACTAGTTGATTGAACGGTGGCCGCAGGCGCGGATTCTGCGCTTTCGGGTGGCACGCACCCCAAGGCCCCATCCAGACAACGGTTTTTATGTCACTAGGCATTGTATTTCACACAGCGGCTGCCTTGGCGTACGCAGTGCTAGGGGGGGCTCTCTGGGCCCGCCTGGCCGGCGCCGGGGAAGTCGAACAGACGGGCAAAATCGGCCGTCTGTGCCTGCTGGGGGCCTTGGTCCTGCATGGAATCGGGCTGCAACAATCCATGTTGGGCGCGCAGCATCTGTTCATTGGGTGGGCACTGGCCCTGTCCGCGGCCATCTGGCTGGGCATGGTGGTGTTCTGGCTGGAAAGCCTGCTGGTGCGCATCGACGGCCTGCAATTGCTGCTGTTGCCCGCCGCCGCCATCGCCAGCGCCCTGGCCGCCGTGTTTCCCCAGGGGCAATTCGTGCCCCACGCCGACAACGCCTGGCTACGCGTGCACCTGTTGATCGCCCTGGCCGCCTATGGCCTGATCACCATCGCCGCCCTGCACGCCATGATGATGGCCCTGCTTGACCGCCATTTGCACCGCCCGCTTGACGCCCCCGCCGAACGCAGCATCATTGGCCGCGTGCTGGACTCCCAGCCGCCCCTGCTGGTGCAGGAACAGCTGCTGTTCCGTATTATCTGGATCGGTTTCATCGTGCTGACCCTGGCGGTGGGCTCGGGGTCGGTGGCGTCAATGAAACTGACGGGCAAGATCCTGCCGTTTGACCACAAGACCGTCTTCACCCTGCTGTCCTGGCTGACGTTCGGCGTGCTGCTTGCCGGGCGCCACGTGTGGGGCTGGCGCGGGCGCGTTGCGCTGCGCTGGACGTTGACGGGTTTTGGTTTCCTGATTCTGGCGTACACCGGCAGCCGGTTCGTGCTGGAAATGATTCTGCATCGAGGCTGACGTGGGCAAGTTGTTGTTCTGGATCGTTTTGATCATCGCGGTGCTGTTCGTAGCTCGCATCGCCGCCCGCATGGCGGCGGCGCGCCAGGAGGGCGACCCGCCCAAGGCCCGCAACCCGCCTCCCCCGGCCAAGCTGGCGCCGGAATCCATGGTGCGATGCGCGCATTGCGGCATCCACCTGCCCCGGTCCGAAGCCGTGCTGCTGAACGGTCACACCTGGTGCGGCACCGAGCACGCAAAGCTGGGCCCAGCCAGGAAGTAAGCGGCGGGCAGGCGGCAGCGTTGGCGCCATCGGCGGCGTTTTACGCGCGCGCCCTTGCAAAAACGCGGATTTTGGACGCGGCGGCGACCACGGCATAATGCCCGTTGGATTCACCACGCATGTTCTCTCTTATGGCTCTGCTTCTGGATCGACATGGCTGGCTGGCGCCGGCCCCGGGTGTAACCCTCCTGCCCTCGCCCAACCGCGACGCGCGTCCCAAAGACGCGCAGGTCTCGCTGCTGGTGCTGCACAACATCAGCCTGCCGCCGGGCAAGTTTGGCGGCCCCGAAGTCGCCGGGCTGTTCCTGAACACGCTTGACCACGCATCGCACCCCTGGCTGGAACGCCTGCGCGGCTTGCGCGTATCGGCCCACTTCTTTATTCGCCGCGATGGGCGCATCATGCAGTTCGTGTCCACCGACCAACGCGCCTGGCACGCCGGGGTGTCGCGCTTTGGCAAGCGCGAACGTTGCAACGACTTTTCCCTTGGCATCGAACTCGAAGGCACGGACACCCTGCCTTACACCGATGAACAATACCTGGCGCTACGCAAGCTGACGCGGGTGTTGCGCGTACGCTACCCCTTGGCCGCGGCCCGAGGTCACGAACACATAGCCCCGGGGCGCAAGACCGACCCCGGGCCGGCTTTCAACTGGACGCGTTTTTCGCGCGACAGCGGCTTTGCGCGGCGGCAGTTGCCGCCCGTCTGACACTACTCAAGGACTGGTTATGTTGAAGATCTGGGGACGCCTGACGTCCGTCAACGTGCAGAAAGTGATGCTGGCCGTGCGCGAACTGGCGCTGCCGCACACCTTCGTACAGGCCGGCGGACCTTTCGGCGTGAACGACACGCCGGAATTCGCCAAGCTCAACCCGAATCGCACCGTGCCGGTCATCGACGATGGCGGCTTCGTGCTGTGGGAATCGAACGCCATCGTGCGCTACCTGGCCTCGCGCTACGGCGTGGGCACGCTCTGGCCCGAAGACGCCTGCCTGCGCGCCGATGCCGACCGCTGGATGGACTGGCAGGCTACCGAATGGCAAGGCGCCATGGGCCCGGCTTTCCTGGGGCTGATCCGCACGCCCGAAGACAAGCGCGACCACGCCGCCATTGAAAACTCGGTCAAGCGTTCCAACGCACGCGCCCTGATCCTGGACCAAGCTTTGCAAGGCCGCGAATTCATCGCCGGCCGCCATCTGACCATGGGCGACATCGCGCTTGTCTGCGCGGCGCACCGCTGGCTGGCCCTGCCCATTGAACGCCCCGACACCCCGGCGCTGTCCGCCTGGTACCGCCGCGTGATGATGCGCCCCGCCCCCCAAGGCGTGCTGACGCTTCCGCTGGAATAGCGCATATTGCGTTGCGATCCCGACTTGTAGGATGGGTGTAGCGCCAGCCGTGACATGTAGGATGGGTGCAGCGCGGCCAGGTCATGCCTAGAACCCCGGGCGCCGATCGCGCGGAACCCATCTTGCAACGGTTGCTATGTGGCAAGGCTGCGGAAGAATTGGGGTGCTGCTTGATGGGTTTCGCGCGATCCGCGTTTGTTTTTTTTCGTGCGACCTCGCGCGCTACACCCATCCTACGTTCAACTGCGGTCCACCTTCCAGCCCATTTCCGCCGAAATACCTGCGGCCGCGTCCTGCACCACCGGGACCATGTCGCGCATGCGTTCCAGGGACATGTACGGCACCGTGCTGGACACGCTGATCGCCGCGACGATGCCACTTGAAGCATCGCGCACCGGCGCCGCCACGCAGCGAATCGACGGCTCGTTGTCTTCCAGGTCAAACGCATAGCCTTGCGCCGCGTACTCGCGCATGCGGTCACGGAACGCTTCCCAGGTCTGCTGGCCGCCTGGGGCGCGCGACGACACCGGCGCGCCGATGCGATGCAGCGCCTTCCATTGCGGCTCTTCGGTATCCAGCAGCAGCGCCTTGCCCACGCCCGTGGCGGCCAGCGGCATGCGATGCCCCACGCGCGACCGCATTTCCAGACCCTTCTTGCCGGAGATCTTCTCCAGGTACAGCACGTCGTCGTTGTCACGCACGGCCAGATGGATGGTGTCGCCCGTTTGTGTGGCCAGCGCATCCAGATAGGGGCGCGCCAGGGTCGCCATGGGAAACGCTTCGCGCGCCTGAAAACCCAGTTCGATCAGCTTCGGCCCCAGCACGTACCCCACACCGGGCAAGGCCCGCAGATAGCGTTCTTGCACCAGGCAACTGGCCAGCCGGTGCGTGGTGCTGCGCGCCACGCCGATGCGGGCGCAGATGTCTTTCAGGTCACGCGCACCGGCCGCCACCGCCTGCACCACGGCCAGGCCGCGCATCAGCGTCTGAGTACCGGCGGGCGCGACGGCGTCGGGGTCCAGGGTGGGGATGGGCATTGCGGGCGGGAGGGTGGTCATGAAACGTGAATACACAGCGAGAACGGGGGCAAGCATACCCGGGATGGCGCAGGGCGCGCGTGCGGTGGGATTACGGTGGGATTGCGGCGAGGCTGCGAACGGAATTGCGGCGGGGTTGCACCCCCGGCGCCTGCCCAATCTCGCCACGCCTTATTCCCTATATGCGGGATTTAATTCTACATTTTGAGATTTTTCAAGCTCTGATCTAGAATTTTTTCCCAACGCGCGCCGGGCTCGACGGCCCGGCGCGCATCAAGACAACAAGGCCGCAGCGCCCCGTATTGCACGCCTTACCCGCGCCCACCTTGGCGCCACCGGCAAGCGACTTCGGGCATGGCGGCCAACGATGAGACACATCAGATGACACCCGCAACACCCGCCCGCGCGGCGCTTATCGCGCTGGATTGGGGCACCTCTTCACTACGCGCGTACCGACTGGACGACACGGGCCGCACGCTGGACACCCGGCATCTGCCCTGGGGCATCATGCGCCTGCCGCAGCCCTTGCAGGATGGCGCGGCCAGCACCGCCCTGTCCGGCTTCGACCTGGCGTTTGAACAGGCTTGCGGCGACTGGCTGCGCGCCGAACCCACGTTGCCCGTCATCGCCTGCGGCATGGTCGGCAGCGCCCAGGGTTGGCAGGAAGCGGCTTACCTGGATGTGCCGGTTGACCTGGAACGCATCGGCACCTTGCTGACCGTG harbors:
- a CDS encoding cytochrome C assembly family protein; translation: MSLGIVFHTAAALAYAVLGGALWARLAGAGEVEQTGKIGRLCLLGALVLHGIGLQQSMLGAQHLFIGWALALSAAIWLGMVVFWLESLLVRIDGLQLLLLPAAAIASALAAVFPQGQFVPHADNAWLRVHLLIALAAYGLITIAALHAMMMALLDRHLHRPLDAPAERSIIGRVLDSQPPLLVQEQLLFRIIWIGFIVLTLAVGSGSVASMKLTGKILPFDHKTVFTLLSWLTFGVLLAGRHVWGWRGRVALRWTLTGFGFLILAYTGSRFVLEMILHRG
- a CDS encoding PP0621 family protein, with amino-acid sequence MGKLLFWIVLIIAVLFVARIAARMAAARQEGDPPKARNPPPPAKLAPESMVRCAHCGIHLPRSEAVLLNGHTWCGTEHAKLGPARK
- the ampD gene encoding 1,6-anhydro-N-acetylmuramyl-L-alanine amidase AmpD, producing MALLLDRHGWLAPAPGVTLLPSPNRDARPKDAQVSLLVLHNISLPPGKFGGPEVAGLFLNTLDHASHPWLERLRGLRVSAHFFIRRDGRIMQFVSTDQRAWHAGVSRFGKRERCNDFSLGIELEGTDTLPYTDEQYLALRKLTRVLRVRYPLAAARGHEHIAPGRKTDPGPAFNWTRFSRDSGFARRQLPPV
- a CDS encoding glutathione S-transferase family protein; amino-acid sequence: MLKIWGRLTSVNVQKVMLAVRELALPHTFVQAGGPFGVNDTPEFAKLNPNRTVPVIDDGGFVLWESNAIVRYLASRYGVGTLWPEDACLRADADRWMDWQATEWQGAMGPAFLGLIRTPEDKRDHAAIENSVKRSNARALILDQALQGREFIAGRHLTMGDIALVCAAHRWLALPIERPDTPALSAWYRRVMMRPAPQGVLTLPLE
- a CDS encoding IclR family transcriptional regulator encodes the protein MTTLPPAMPIPTLDPDAVAPAGTQTLMRGLAVVQAVAAGARDLKDICARIGVARSTTHRLASCLVQERYLRALPGVGYVLGPKLIELGFQAREAFPMATLARPYLDALATQTGDTIHLAVRDNDDVLYLEKISGKKGLEMRSRVGHRMPLAATGVGKALLLDTEEPQWKALHRIGAPVSSRAPGGQQTWEAFRDRMREYAAQGYAFDLEDNEPSIRCVAAPVRDASSGIVAAISVSSTVPYMSLERMRDMVPVVQDAAAGISAEMGWKVDRS